One stretch of Geminocystis sp. M7585_C2015_104 DNA includes these proteins:
- a CDS encoding metallothionein produces the protein MTTTTVTQMKCACPSCLCIVDISSAIEKGGQYYCSTACAEGHKDGDSCGHHGCNCHA, from the coding sequence ATGACTACTACAACAGTAACCCAAATGAAATGTGCATGTCCCTCCTGTCTATGCATAGTGGACATTAGTAGTGCTATTGAAAAAGGGGGGCAGTACTATTGTTCCACCGCCTGTGCAGAGGGACACAAAGACGGAGACAGTTGTGGGCACCACGGTTGTAACTGCCACGCCTAG
- a CDS encoding VacB/RNase II family 3'-5' exoribonuclease, which produces MEKGTLIEFKVNGTRRLAVVEKPEGKKDWIVLDEKGHPRKIRPQDVEYQVKGGSYQYTDIPTFLAQVTPHLDNSHLELAWELLIEEAQPITPDELASLIFDQTTPASCYAAHILLEEDKIYFRKKGDIYEPRPRSQVEEIKHQMEVEAKRKQEKELFIQKVKAALEGEEVSWDENDQNRLLQLEKYVLQPDNSPKAAQEILEAIGRNKTPDAAFQLLVDLKIWSKHENIFLRRSSYPEKFPPQVCEVANSILAQIAANEFVDKDHRLDLTSHKVYTIDDETTTEIDDGLSIEQLPDGRMRIWVHIADPTRIVSPNDVLDLEARRRGTSLYLPTGLIPMFPPELATGPMSLVQGQICPALSFGVIIDDNGQVLEYKITPALVKPTYRLTYQDVDEMLNMGVQGEEEIYILAELAKKREQWRRNNGSIMITMPEAIIKVKGEEEVSIELLEMSPARLMVAEMMILAGEVAGRYCQENNIPVPFRGQPQPELPPEEELLSLPPGPVRASALRRCMPKSETGLTPIRHASLGLDAYTQVTSPIRRYTDLLTHFQLKAHLRGEPLPFQPEQLQQILYEVLATSSEASFVERQTNRYWSLQYFLQHLGESWQGIVLRWLREEDGLAVVLFEELGLEFPHKFDRPVKLGDPVRLQVAYCDPRRDEIRFREV; this is translated from the coding sequence GTGGAAAAGGGCACTTTAATTGAGTTTAAGGTAAATGGGACTCGCCGTTTGGCGGTAGTAGAGAAGCCGGAAGGGAAGAAAGACTGGATTGTCTTAGATGAAAAGGGGCACCCCCGCAAAATTAGACCACAGGATGTAGAATACCAGGTAAAGGGGGGTTCTTATCAGTATACTGATATTCCCACCTTTTTGGCACAGGTGACGCCCCACCTGGACAACTCCCACCTAGAGTTAGCTTGGGAGTTGTTGATAGAAGAGGCTCAACCCATCACCCCAGACGAATTGGCATCCCTTATTTTTGACCAGACAACCCCCGCCTCCTGTTATGCAGCCCATATTTTGTTAGAAGAAGACAAGATCTATTTTAGGAAAAAAGGGGACATTTATGAGCCTCGCCCCCGCAGTCAGGTGGAGGAAATCAAACACCAGATGGAGGTAGAGGCTAAGAGGAAACAGGAGAAAGAGTTATTTATCCAGAAGGTAAAGGCGGCTTTGGAGGGAGAAGAGGTATCCTGGGACGAAAACGACCAAAACCGTCTTTTGCAGCTGGAAAAATACGTACTACAACCGGACAATTCCCCCAAGGCGGCCCAGGAAATCCTAGAGGCAATAGGGCGTAACAAAACTCCCGACGCAGCCTTCCAATTACTGGTAGACTTAAAGATATGGAGTAAACACGAAAATATCTTTTTGCGTCGTAGCTCCTATCCTGAAAAATTTCCACCACAGGTATGCGAAGTGGCTAATTCTATCCTGGCTCAAATTGCCGCTAATGAGTTTGTTGACAAGGACCACCGTCTGGACTTAACCTCCCATAAAGTCTACACCATAGATGACGAGACTACCACGGAGATAGACGATGGACTAAGCATAGAACAATTGCCAGATGGGAGGATGAGGATTTGGGTACATATAGCAGATCCTACCAGGATTGTAAGCCCCAATGACGTCCTGGATTTGGAGGCCAGGAGGAGAGGTACTAGTCTCTATCTGCCTACGGGCCTAATTCCCATGTTTCCCCCAGAATTGGCCACGGGGCCCATGAGTCTGGTTCAAGGTCAGATTTGCCCTGCCCTCAGCTTTGGCGTGATTATAGACGACAATGGCCAGGTTTTAGAGTATAAAATCACCCCTGCTCTAGTCAAACCCACCTATCGTCTCACCTACCAAGACGTGGACGAGATGTTGAATATGGGGGTACAGGGGGAGGAGGAGATATACATACTAGCAGAACTGGCCAAGAAGAGGGAACAGTGGCGGAGAAACAATGGTTCCATTATGATAACCATGCCGGAGGCCATCATCAAGGTGAAGGGGGAAGAAGAGGTATCCATTGAACTGTTAGAAATGTCCCCCGCGCGGCTGATGGTAGCGGAGATGATGATTCTGGCGGGGGAGGTAGCTGGTAGGTATTGTCAGGAAAATAACATACCCGTACCCTTTAGAGGTCAACCACAGCCAGAACTGCCCCCAGAAGAGGAGTTATTATCATTGCCTCCAGGCCCTGTGAGGGCATCCGCACTACGCCGTTGTATGCCCAAAAGCGAAACAGGCCTAACTCCCATCCGCCATGCCAGTTTAGGCCTAGACGCATACACCCAGGTAACATCTCCCATCCGCCGTTACACCGACCTTCTAACCCACTTCCAGCTAAAGGCTCATCTTCGAGGTGAACCCCTCCCCTTCCAACCCGAGCAGTTACAACAAATCCTCTACGAGGTGTTGGCCACCTCCTCGGAAGCCTCCTTCGTGGAAAGACAAACCAACCGTTACTGGAGTCTGCAATACTTCCTGCAACATTTGGGGGAAAGCTGGCAGGGGATCGTGTTGCGTTGGCTGCGGGAAGAAGACGGCCTAGCAGTAGTCCTTTTTGAAGAATTGGGTCTAGAATTCCCCCATAAATTCGATCGTCCCGTAAAACTAGGCGATCCCGTCCGACTACAAGTAGCCTACTGCGACCCCCGCCGCGACGAAATCCGCTTCCGAGAGGTTTAA
- a CDS encoding DUF561 domain-containing protein: MIHNTTIAEAFARRKAIKIISGLNNFDVQNVTAVCRAAEIGGATFVDIAACPQLVETVKQLISLPVCVSSVSPQSLAEAVAAGADLVEIGNFDSFYPQGITFSASDVLRLTHHTRDLLPDVTLSVTVPHILPLDEQVELAQALVASGADIIQTEGGTSANPHHGGILGLMEKAIPTLAAAYAISRAVEVPVMCASGLSSVTAPLAIAAGASGIGVGSAVNKLNDEVAMVAVVRSLVEALNSTAVVASV, translated from the coding sequence ATGATTCACAATACTACAATAGCTGAAGCCTTCGCCCGCAGAAAAGCTATCAAGATAATTAGTGGCCTTAACAATTTTGACGTACAAAACGTTACGGCTGTATGTAGAGCTGCTGAAATAGGTGGAGCTACATTTGTAGATATTGCTGCCTGTCCCCAATTGGTGGAAACCGTAAAGCAGTTGATTAGTCTGCCTGTCTGTGTCTCCTCTGTTTCTCCCCAAAGTTTAGCAGAGGCTGTCGCTGCTGGTGCCGACTTAGTAGAGATTGGTAACTTTGACAGTTTTTATCCCCAGGGTATTACCTTCTCCGCCTCCGATGTACTACGCCTCACCCATCACACCCGTGATTTGTTACCAGATGTGACACTCTCTGTGACAGTGCCCCATATTCTACCATTGGACGAGCAGGTGGAATTGGCACAGGCTTTAGTGGCCTCCGGCGCTGATATTATTCAAACAGAAGGTGGCACTAGCGCCAATCCCCATCATGGGGGTATTCTCGGTTTAATGGAGAAGGCTATTCCCACCCTCGCTGCTGCCTATGCCATTTCTCGGGCTGTTGAAGTACCCGTTATGTGTGCTTCAGGTTTATCTAGTGTTACAGCTCCCCTAGCCATTGCAGCAGGCGCCAGTGGTATTGGGGTTGGCTCAGCTGTTAATAAACTAAATGACGAAGTGGCGATGGTAGCTGTAGTACGTAGTCTGGTGGAAGCATTGAATTCCACTGCAGTAGTCGCTTCTGTGTAG
- a CDS encoding carbohydrate ABC transporter permease, producing the protein MKQRRTKAVVIVKYFLLVIIALGMLFPLLWLISTSFKSAGEDIFSFPPQLIPKQFTLENYRIVWQNYPFARYLLNSTIAAVLTVVLNLLFCALAAYPLARLKFKGRDFIFVLVVATIMIPFQIVMIPLYVLAVNLGLKNNYLGLILPQIASAFGIFLLRQAFLGVPKELEEAGRMDGCNELEIWWHIMLPVIRPAIITLATFVFIGSWSDFLWPLIILDRPEYYTLPLGVASLASSLDLNWRLVAAGSIISLIPVLVLFFVLQRYIIPNSITTGVKG; encoded by the coding sequence ATGAAGCAAAGGCGGACGAAAGCGGTTGTTATTGTTAAATATTTCTTGTTGGTAATCATAGCATTGGGGATGTTATTCCCCCTATTATGGCTGATTAGTACCTCCTTCAAGTCGGCGGGGGAGGATATATTTTCCTTTCCACCACAGTTAATCCCAAAACAATTTACCCTAGAAAATTACCGCATAGTCTGGCAAAATTATCCCTTCGCCCGTTATTTATTAAATAGTACTATAGCCGCCGTTTTAACTGTTGTTTTAAACTTGTTATTTTGTGCCTTAGCAGCATATCCCTTAGCTAGATTGAAGTTTAAGGGGAGAGATTTTATTTTCGTCTTGGTTGTGGCTACTATAATGATACCCTTTCAAATAGTAATGATACCCCTTTACGTATTGGCGGTAAATCTGGGATTAAAAAACAACTATCTGGGGTTGATTTTGCCACAAATAGCCTCCGCTTTTGGTATTTTCCTCCTAAGACAGGCATTTTTAGGAGTGCCTAAGGAATTGGAAGAAGCTGGCAGAATGGATGGCTGTAACGAATTAGAAATTTGGTGGCATATTATGTTACCTGTTATTCGTCCTGCTATAATTACGCTGGCCACCTTTGTGTTTATAGGCTCATGGAGTGATTTTCTATGGCCTTTAATCATTCTAGATCGCCCCGAATATTATACTCTACCATTGGGAGTAGCCTCTTTGGCCAGTTCCCTCGACTTGAATTGGCGTCTGGTGGCCGCCGGTTCTATAATATCCCTTATACCCGTATTGGTGTTATTCTTTGTCTTGCAACGCTACATTATCCCCAATTCTATCACCACAGGTGTCAAGGGGTAA
- a CDS encoding ABC-ATPase domain-containing protein codes for MRKKQHLEELLKSLEGRGYPAYKSIKGEYQFSNPNFQLIIDKVQSDPFAPPSKIRIRIPQTVAQFPPSLYSSPIRNVALCDYLHRQAAETLKKFSQRRGSGKSGLIAIANIGQEVLRRSSILIDSQWLEVRLVVGLPASGRRILGFEALELLCEDIPEIVKECFLYKALNHRQATLHVETVEDAEYIRQQLPQRKLVAFVANGAILPRDSGVSSLPLRGEEVVSFESPPSLEVEFECPNRGKIRGMGIPEGVTLIVGGGYHGKSTLLRALELGVYNHIPGDGREFVVTIPTAVKIRAEDGRSITGVDISPFINNLPQGKSTTNFHTTNASGSTSQSANIIEALEAGCRLLLIDEDTSATNFMIRDARMRQLVTREPITPFIDKIRLLYRDYGVSTILVMGGSGDYLDVADLVIAMDCFQPIDVTEKAKQIIKQFPQPHPSSLPSHFGKVSQRIINPDSISARRGRKEVKIQIRDLTGIEFGEENIDLSCVEQLVDPCQLRAIALAILYAQETYLRQKKPLAQVLELVMKDINTRGLDILTDTPQGDLAMFRGFELAAAINRLRSLEVFSSQ; via the coding sequence ATGAGGAAAAAGCAACACCTAGAGGAATTACTAAAAAGCCTTGAGGGGAGGGGCTATCCCGCCTATAAAAGCATAAAGGGGGAATATCAATTTAGCAATCCCAATTTCCAGTTGATAATAGATAAAGTCCAAAGTGACCCCTTTGCTCCCCCCAGTAAAATTAGAATTAGAATACCCCAAACTGTGGCCCAATTCCCTCCCAGTCTCTATTCCTCTCCCATCCGTAATGTTGCCTTATGCGACTACCTCCACCGACAGGCGGCAGAGACGCTGAAAAAATTCAGTCAACGGAGAGGAAGTGGTAAAAGTGGCTTAATCGCTATTGCCAATATTGGACAAGAAGTTCTACGTCGTAGTAGTATTTTGATTGACTCCCAATGGCTAGAAGTGCGTTTAGTGGTGGGTTTGCCTGCCAGCGGTAGGAGAATTCTCGGTTTTGAAGCCTTGGAGTTGTTGTGTGAAGACATCCCAGAAATTGTCAAAGAATGTTTCCTGTATAAAGCCTTAAACCATCGTCAGGCGACACTACATGTAGAAACAGTAGAAGACGCTGAATATATCCGCCAACAACTCCCTCAGAGAAAACTAGTAGCCTTCGTAGCCAATGGTGCCATTTTACCCCGTGATAGTGGTGTTTCTAGTCTCCCCCTCCGGGGGGAGGAGGTAGTTTCCTTTGAGTCTCCTCCCTCCCTAGAGGTGGAATTTGAATGCCCTAATCGTGGCAAAATCAGGGGAATGGGAATACCAGAAGGGGTAACTCTTATCGTTGGCGGTGGCTATCATGGCAAGTCTACCCTCCTTAGGGCTTTGGAATTAGGAGTTTATAATCATATTCCAGGAGATGGAAGAGAATTTGTAGTTACCATCCCTACAGCTGTAAAAATTAGGGCTGAAGATGGACGGAGTATTACTGGTGTAGATATATCCCCCTTTATAAACAACCTACCCCAAGGCAAGTCTACTACTAATTTTCATACCACTAATGCCAGTGGTAGTACCTCCCAGAGTGCCAACATTATAGAGGCATTAGAGGCAGGATGTCGTTTATTACTCATAGACGAAGACACCTCTGCCACCAATTTCATGATTCGGGATGCCAGGATGCGTCAACTGGTTACCAGAGAGCCCATTACGCCCTTTATTGATAAAATTAGGCTATTGTATCGGGATTATGGGGTTTCCACCATTTTGGTAATGGGGGGTAGTGGTGACTATCTAGATGTAGCCGACTTAGTCATTGCTATGGATTGTTTCCAACCGATAGATGTGACAGAGAAAGCCAAACAGATTATAAAACAATTCCCTCAACCGCATCCCTCGTCATTGCCTTCTCATTTTGGCAAAGTTAGCCAGAGGATAATCAACCCTGACAGCATTTCCGCCCGTCGTGGCAGAAAAGAGGTTAAAATTCAAATTAGAGACTTGACTGGCATTGAATTTGGCGAGGAAAACATTGATTTGTCCTGTGTAGAGCAATTGGTGGATCCTTGTCAACTACGTGCCATTGCCCTAGCCATATTATATGCCCAAGAGACATACCTGCGCCAAAAAAAACCATTGGCCCAGGTTTTAGAATTAGTGATGAAAGATATAAACACGAGGGGATTAGACATTCTAACAGACACCCCCCAGGGAGACTTAGCCATGTTTAGGGGTTTTGAATTAGCTGCCGCCATCAACCGTCTTAGAAGTTTGGAAGTATTTTCTTCCCAGTAG